A portion of the Streptomyces sp. NBC_00376 genome contains these proteins:
- a CDS encoding TetR family transcriptional regulator, producing the protein MSTEPSQPSLTERRKAATQLEIARAAAALFAEHGPDGTTAEDIAGRAGVALRTFYRYFRSKQDAVGPLLSGGGDRWRALLAAAEPGEPLAGTLERAVTEALRPPGADGAEQLGVTRGLLRAAAQDPALRAVWYRVNQDSEERLLPVLARLAGDGADPLEVRLAAAAATDAVRVALEAWAETDAPTAGPGSPAELAVRCLHELMGGMRLFKP; encoded by the coding sequence ATGAGCACCGAGCCGAGTCAGCCCTCCCTCACCGAGCGCCGGAAGGCCGCGACCCAGCTGGAGATCGCGCGTGCCGCGGCCGCGCTCTTCGCCGAGCACGGGCCCGACGGCACCACGGCGGAGGACATCGCCGGCCGGGCGGGGGTGGCACTGCGCACCTTCTACCGCTACTTCCGCTCCAAGCAGGACGCGGTGGGCCCGCTGCTCTCCGGCGGCGGCGATCGCTGGCGGGCGCTGCTGGCGGCGGCCGAGCCCGGGGAGCCGCTCGCCGGGACCCTGGAGCGGGCGGTCACCGAGGCGCTCCGGCCGCCGGGCGCGGACGGCGCCGAGCAGCTGGGCGTGACGCGCGGGCTGCTGCGGGCGGCGGCGCAGGACCCGGCGCTGCGGGCCGTCTGGTACCGGGTCAATCAGGATTCGGAGGAGCGGCTGCTGCCGGTGCTGGCCCGGCTGGCGGGCGACGGGGCGGACCCGCTGGAGGTCCGGCTCGCCGCGGCCGCCGCGACGGACGCGGTACGGGTCGCGCTGGAGGCCTGGGCGGAGACGGACGCCCCGACGGCCGGGCCCGGCTCACCCGCCGAGCTGGCGGTGCGCTGCCTGCACGAACTCATGGGCGGCATGCGGCTGTTCAAGCCGTAG
- a CDS encoding GNAT family N-acetyltransferase — MPETHTHPVLVRPAVLSDEAALGELDRATWSTLHAVMPRPQPPYEPFFDERHRPEGFLVAEAADADGERRTAGYLRLVLPTPLACNSHVRQIQGLAVADWARGRGVARTLLRAAFAAARREGANRMTLRVLGHNTPARALYESEGFVVEGVLPGEFFLDGRYVDDVLMGCPLAP, encoded by the coding sequence ATGCCCGAGACCCACACCCATCCGGTCCTCGTCCGCCCGGCCGTCCTCTCCGACGAGGCCGCACTCGGTGAGCTCGACCGCGCCACCTGGTCGACGCTGCACGCCGTGATGCCCAGGCCGCAGCCGCCGTACGAGCCGTTCTTCGACGAGCGCCACCGGCCCGAGGGCTTCCTGGTGGCCGAGGCGGCGGACGCCGACGGCGAGCGGCGCACGGCCGGCTACCTCAGGCTGGTCCTGCCGACCCCGCTGGCCTGCAACTCCCATGTCCGGCAGATACAGGGCCTCGCCGTGGCCGACTGGGCGCGCGGCCGCGGTGTAGCCAGGACCCTGCTGCGGGCCGCCTTCGCGGCGGCGCGCCGCGAAGGAGCGAACCGGATGACCCTGCGGGTGCTCGGACACAACACACCCGCGCGCGCCCTGTACGAGTCGGAGGGGTTCGTCGTCGAAGGGGTGCTGCCCGGCGAGTTCTTCCTGGACGGGCGTTACGTGGACGACGTGCTGATGGGCTGCCCGCTCGCCCCGTGA